A genomic segment from Rhodothermus sp. encodes:
- the scpB gene encoding SMC-Scp complex subunit ScpB produces MPQHKENGKAATPLMQGIEALLFVADTPLSVEELATLWERAYGTRPSAESVRAAIEALNRVYAETGRVLRIQRWGGGYRLATVASVSPLLQCYKQKEVKLSQTLLETLAIIAYRQPITKPEIDHIRGVNSDYALRRLQELELVTVTGRSDTIGRPLLYGTTQRFLEHFGLDSLEDLPELPELEQLLEHPEIQQEHLRFLYPLESEHQEAEASTKK; encoded by the coding sequence ATGCCGCAGCATAAGGAAAATGGGAAAGCGGCTACGCCGTTGATGCAGGGGATTGAGGCTCTGTTATTTGTCGCTGATACGCCGCTGTCGGTCGAGGAGCTGGCCACGTTATGGGAGCGAGCTTACGGCACAAGGCCTTCTGCGGAGTCAGTGAGGGCGGCGATTGAGGCGCTTAACCGGGTATATGCGGAGACCGGGCGTGTGTTACGCATTCAGCGGTGGGGCGGAGGGTATCGGTTGGCAACGGTGGCGTCAGTAAGTCCGTTATTGCAATGTTACAAACAAAAAGAAGTCAAACTCTCTCAGACGCTGCTGGAAACGCTGGCTATCATTGCCTACCGACAACCAATCACCAAGCCCGAAATCGACCATATTCGCGGTGTCAACTCAGACTATGCACTTCGTCGACTTCAGGAGCTGGAACTGGTCACCGTTACCGGACGCAGCGATACCATAGGGCGACCGCTATTGTACGGCACAACACAACGATTTCTGGAGCATTTCGGATTGGATAGTCTGGAAGATCTACCAGAGCTGCCCGAACTCGAACAGCTCCTTGAACACCCCGAGATTCAACAGGAACACCTACGCTTTCTGTATCCACTGGAATCCGAGCATCAGGAGGCCGAAGCATCAACGAAGAAATAA
- a CDS encoding pseudouridine synthase — MSEEAPLIRLNRYLARAGVCPSRRKADELIASGQVRVNGQVAQLGMRVGPDDIVEVNGVRVVPQTQALYILMNKPHDTITTCEDERGRRTVLDLINLPPEQKQSLFPVGRLDRNTTGVLLLTNDGELANRLMHPRYRIEKIYVARTARPVKPEEAEQLRRGVQLEDGPARAVRVAVNPADPYEIALMIHEGRNRQVRRMLEAIGHEVVQLKRTHYAGLTTKGVRPGKWRRLTDGEVRRLYRMVGLKPPKTFKTMPLHHGAADAVKR, encoded by the coding sequence ATGTCGGAGGAGGCTCCGTTGATCCGCCTGAACCGCTATCTGGCACGTGCCGGTGTCTGTCCATCCCGACGTAAAGCCGATGAGCTGATCGCCAGTGGACAGGTACGCGTCAACGGCCAGGTAGCACAGTTAGGAATGCGCGTCGGGCCAGACGACATCGTTGAAGTTAATGGCGTCCGTGTCGTTCCACAGACACAGGCGCTTTACATCTTAATGAATAAGCCTCACGACACCATCACAACCTGCGAGGACGAACGTGGACGTCGTACCGTCCTGGATTTGATCAATTTACCACCTGAGCAAAAACAAAGCCTGTTTCCGGTCGGCCGTCTCGACCGTAACACAACCGGCGTATTACTACTGACCAATGACGGTGAGCTGGCTAACCGGCTGATGCATCCACGCTATCGTATCGAAAAAATCTACGTAGCCCGCACTGCCCGTCCGGTAAAACCTGAAGAAGCCGAGCAACTACGCCGAGGCGTCCAGCTCGAAGACGGACCGGCCCGCGCAGTCCGGGTAGCCGTCAATCCTGCTGATCCTTACGAGATTGCCCTGATGATCCATGAAGGCCGCAATCGGCAGGTGCGACGTATGCTGGAAGCCATCGGCCATGAAGTGGTACAACTCAAGCGCACGCATTATGCCGGCCTCACCACCAAAGGTGTACGTCCCGGTAAATGGCGCCGTCTGACTGACGGCGAAGTACGTCGCCTGTACCGTATGGTCGGACTCAAACCTCCCAAAACCTTTAAAACCATGCCACTGCATCATGGAGCAGCAGACGCTGTCAAGCGCTGA
- the guaB gene encoding IMP dehydrogenase gives MEQQTLSSADILERISWKFVGEGLTYDDVLLVPARSAVMPREVSTKTWLTRNISLNIPLVSAAMDTVTESEMAIAIAREGGVGVLHKNMTIERQAAEVRRVKRSESGMIMDPITLHPDDTVADARRMMARYSIGGIPIVNQEGKLVGIVTNRDLRFQVDSQRPLREVMTTRGLVTAPVGTTLEEAERILEENKIEKLPVVDENGYLKGLITFKDIEKKRKYPNACKDEHGRLRVGAAVGVTADVVDRVAALVEAGVDFITVDTAHGHSEGVLRTVELIKSHFEHLDIVAGNVATAEGTRDLIAAGADAVKVGVGPGSICTTRVVAGVGVPQLTAVMICAAEARLHGIPIIADGGIKHTGDIPKALAAGASSVMIGSLFAAVEESPGETIIYEGRKYKSYRGMGSVGAMAAGSKDRYFQDAEDDLAKLVPEGIEGRVPYSGRLSEVVYQMVGGLRAAMGYCGCATIEELYEKAHFVRITPAGVRESHPHDVYITKEAPNYWLRSF, from the coding sequence ATGGAGCAGCAGACGCTGTCAAGCGCTGATATCCTTGAACGAATTAGCTGGAAGTTTGTCGGCGAAGGGCTGACCTACGACGACGTACTGCTGGTACCGGCCCGCTCAGCGGTAATGCCCCGTGAGGTCTCCACTAAGACCTGGCTGACCCGCAATATTTCGCTCAATATCCCACTGGTATCCGCTGCCATGGATACCGTCACCGAATCCGAAATGGCAATCGCAATCGCCCGAGAGGGAGGCGTGGGCGTTCTCCACAAAAATATGACCATTGAACGCCAGGCAGCCGAGGTGCGGCGGGTCAAACGGTCCGAAAGCGGCATGATCATGGATCCCATCACGCTACATCCCGATGATACGGTCGCCGACGCCCGCCGTATGATGGCCCGTTATTCGATTGGGGGCATCCCTATTGTCAATCAGGAAGGCAAGCTGGTCGGTATTGTCACGAACCGAGATTTACGCTTTCAGGTCGACAGCCAGCGCCCTCTGCGGGAAGTAATGACCACCCGGGGACTGGTCACAGCCCCGGTGGGTACAACACTGGAAGAAGCCGAGCGAATTCTGGAAGAAAACAAGATTGAAAAGCTCCCGGTCGTTGACGAAAACGGCTATCTGAAAGGCCTCATTACCTTCAAAGACATAGAAAAAAAGCGGAAGTATCCTAACGCCTGCAAGGACGAGCACGGACGGCTTCGCGTTGGCGCCGCCGTCGGTGTAACGGCTGATGTCGTCGACCGGGTTGCTGCCCTGGTAGAAGCTGGCGTTGACTTCATCACCGTCGATACTGCCCATGGTCACTCTGAAGGCGTGCTACGTACCGTCGAGCTGATCAAATCACACTTTGAACACCTGGACATCGTAGCCGGCAATGTAGCTACAGCCGAAGGAACACGCGACCTGATTGCCGCCGGAGCCGACGCGGTCAAGGTAGGCGTCGGCCCCGGGTCCATCTGCACGACCCGTGTCGTTGCCGGCGTTGGTGTCCCCCAGCTCACAGCGGTTATGATCTGCGCAGCCGAAGCACGGCTCCATGGTATCCCGATCATCGCAGATGGTGGCATCAAACACACCGGTGACATTCCAAAAGCCCTGGCAGCTGGTGCTTCCAGCGTCATGATCGGGAGTCTATTTGCCGCTGTGGAGGAAAGCCCGGGTGAAACCATCATTTACGAAGGACGCAAGTACAAGAGCTACCGCGGCATGGGATCGGTAGGGGCTATGGCCGCCGGCAGCAAAGATCGCTACTTCCAGGATGCCGAAGATGACCTGGCCAAGCTGGTTCCCGAAGGCATTGAAGGCCGCGTCCCCTACAGTGGACGCCTCAGTGAAGTGGTTTACCAGATGGTCGGAGGATTACGTGCTGCCATGGGCTACTGCGGGTGTGCTACCATTGAGGAGCTCTACGAAAAAGCCCACTTCGTACGCATCACTCCGGCCGGTGTCCGAGAAAGCCATCCCCATGATGTATATATCACCAAAGAGGCTCCCAACTACTGGTTGCGCTCTTTCTGA
- a CDS encoding Xaa-Pro peptidase family protein, with translation MTSERIVRIQEHLQQTDADAVLLSALPDIRWACGFTGSNALLLIRRDAAYFLTDGRYTTQARQEVQGIPLYTGGPDLLQCAVAEGLLEGVQRLLYQADHLTCARLNAYRAQLPDIEWIGVDNWLCELTAVKDETALQAIRRAQALTEHVFEETLSLIRPGVTERELAAEIIYRHLQLGAERMAFEPIVASGPNSALPHARPTHRAFEVGDVILLDFGCHVDGYASDMTRVVVLGAPDPEVEAVFETVRAAQEAALTIARAGITAAELDRAARSVIEAAGWGDYFTHSLGHGVGLQVHEWPRIAANNTQTLPAGAVITIEPGIYLPGRFGIRLEDLVVLREDGHENLTRTTRTLLQL, from the coding sequence ATGACCTCTGAGCGCATTGTTCGTATTCAGGAGCACCTGCAGCAAACCGACGCGGACGCGGTACTGCTCTCAGCGCTTCCGGATATCCGATGGGCCTGTGGATTTACCGGATCCAATGCGCTGCTCTTAATCCGACGCGACGCCGCCTACTTTCTAACAGATGGCCGGTACACGACCCAGGCCCGGCAGGAAGTACAAGGCATTCCCCTGTACACAGGGGGGCCAGACCTGTTGCAATGTGCAGTGGCAGAAGGCCTACTGGAAGGCGTCCAGCGTCTGCTCTATCAGGCCGATCACCTTACCTGCGCCCGGCTCAACGCTTACCGCGCCCAGCTACCTGACATTGAATGGATCGGAGTAGACAACTGGCTATGTGAACTGACAGCCGTCAAGGACGAGACTGCCCTGCAGGCCATTCGCCGCGCCCAGGCCCTTACCGAACACGTCTTTGAGGAAACGCTGTCGTTAATTCGACCAGGTGTTACCGAACGGGAGCTGGCTGCCGAGATTATCTACCGTCATCTCCAACTGGGCGCCGAGCGCATGGCCTTTGAGCCGATTGTCGCCTCCGGCCCCAACAGCGCACTGCCACATGCCCGTCCAACCCACCGAGCTTTTGAGGTGGGCGATGTCATTCTGCTGGACTTTGGCTGCCATGTCGACGGTTATGCCTCTGATATGACCCGGGTGGTTGTGCTCGGAGCTCCGGATCCAGAAGTCGAAGCCGTCTTCGAAACAGTCCGTGCAGCCCAGGAAGCCGCTCTGACGATCGCCCGAGCAGGTATCACAGCGGCCGAGCTGGATCGTGCTGCACGATCAGTCATTGAAGCTGCCGGCTGGGGGGATTACTTTACCCATAGCCTGGGACACGGCGTCGGACTGCAGGTACACGAGTGGCCACGTATAGCTGCCAACAACACACAGACCCTCCCGGCTGGTGCGGTGATTACCATCGAACCGGGCATCTACCTGCCCGGACGATTTGGCATTCGCCTTGAAGATCTGGTTGTACTTCGAGAAGACGGCCATGAAAACCTGACCCGCACGACGCGAACCCTTCTACAGCTCTAA
- a CDS encoding glycosyltransferase family 4 protein, with protein MRRVLLIAYYFPPMGLSGVQRVAKFVRYLPDYGWHPVVLTVRPGGYFAYDETLLTEVEATGASIYRTFSLDPTRLFRNRQPVPLPTEHIRRRWHRLNSWLFIPDNKIGWLPAAVRTGLRLIREHQIDVLFASAPPATSLLIGALLHRRSGCPLLLDFRDDWLENPRQLFPTRWHRTLHARLEQWTLRQAACITTINAYLQQRLRHRLPADGPPVHVLPHGFDPADFETIPPEPRTDRKLRLLYSGVFYDAQQPDDFLQALAQWLTQQQEARAHVEAVFVGLVPPHTRSLINRLGLHKVVTLRGYLPHHTAIAALKAADVLWLTVGEQPGAAGITTSKLFEYIGTGKPILALMPDGEGRKILQAYGAAYLAPPHDVEAIARTMARLYADWKRAALPTGNARVIRQFDRQKLTGKLATLLEVIRQKSCTNT; from the coding sequence ATGCGCCGGGTGCTGCTCATTGCATACTATTTTCCCCCTATGGGACTCAGCGGTGTGCAACGCGTGGCCAAATTCGTCCGCTATCTCCCGGACTACGGGTGGCATCCGGTCGTGCTGACGGTCCGACCAGGTGGCTACTTTGCCTATGATGAAACGCTACTGACAGAAGTAGAAGCAACCGGGGCTTCCATTTACCGCACCTTCTCGTTGGATCCAACCCGACTTTTCCGAAATCGTCAACCCGTCCCTCTGCCCACCGAGCACATCCGCAGACGCTGGCACCGCCTGAACAGCTGGCTCTTCATCCCGGATAACAAAATCGGATGGCTTCCAGCAGCTGTTCGAACCGGTCTGCGTCTGATCCGCGAGCACCAGATCGACGTTCTTTTTGCCTCAGCTCCACCAGCTACCTCCTTGCTGATCGGGGCCCTGCTTCATCGGCGCAGCGGCTGCCCACTACTACTGGACTTCCGTGACGACTGGCTGGAAAATCCTCGACAGCTCTTCCCGACCCGCTGGCATCGGACCCTCCATGCGCGTCTGGAGCAGTGGACCCTCCGTCAGGCTGCCTGTATTACCACGATCAATGCATATCTGCAGCAGCGCCTCAGGCACCGCCTGCCCGCTGATGGTCCTCCGGTACATGTCCTTCCCCACGGATTTGACCCGGCAGACTTTGAGACAATTCCGCCAGAGCCTCGAACCGATCGCAAACTACGCCTGCTCTATAGCGGGGTCTTCTACGATGCGCAACAACCGGATGATTTTCTGCAGGCGCTGGCGCAATGGCTGACGCAGCAGCAGGAAGCCCGTGCACACGTCGAGGCTGTCTTCGTTGGCCTGGTCCCTCCGCATACTCGGTCGCTCATCAATCGGCTGGGACTCCACAAGGTGGTCACTCTGCGTGGCTATCTGCCACACCACACCGCTATCGCCGCATTGAAGGCTGCCGACGTACTCTGGTTAACCGTGGGAGAACAGCCAGGCGCTGCCGGTATAACCACCAGCAAACTCTTTGAATATATCGGAACGGGCAAACCGATCCTGGCTCTGATGCCAGACGGCGAAGGACGAAAGATCCTGCAGGCATACGGCGCGGCCTACCTGGCCCCACCGCACGATGTGGAAGCCATCGCCCGGACGATGGCCCGCCTGTACGCCGACTGGAAGCGTGCAGCGCTCCCGACCGGCAACGCACGCGTCATCCGCCAGTTCGACCGGCAAAAGCTGACCGGCAAGCTGGCTACCCTGCTGGAAGTAATCCGACAGAAATCATGCACAAACACCTGA
- a CDS encoding ATP-binding protein, translating to MHKHLKIASRFDELEQALLQIEKLAHTFQLTSELTDRLIIIASEAITNAICHGNRQDPSKQVQITLDVQDNVVELCVEDEGQGFDRSRIPRYNPDNPDMLLRPHGRGLFLIEELADEVTYENGGRRIRMRLRRNS from the coding sequence ATGCACAAACACCTGAAAATTGCCAGCCGCTTTGACGAGCTCGAACAGGCGCTGCTCCAGATCGAAAAGCTGGCCCATACCTTTCAGCTGACCTCTGAGCTTACCGACCGACTGATCATCATTGCCAGTGAAGCTATCACCAACGCTATCTGTCACGGCAATCGCCAGGACCCTTCCAAACAGGTGCAGATCACGTTGGACGTTCAGGATAACGTTGTGGAGCTCTGCGTGGAAGACGAAGGACAGGGATTCGACCGTAGCCGCATCCCACGCTATAATCCAGACAACCCCGACATGCTCCTTCGTCCCCATGGACGTGGCCTGTTCCTGATTGAGGAATTAGCCGACGAGGTTACCTATGAAAACGGCGGACGACGCATTCGCATGCGCCTGCGCCGCAACTCCTAA
- the miaA gene encoding tRNA (adenosine(37)-N6)-dimethylallyltransferase MiaA yields the protein MATLQEIITELVTWQRARLSEKGPFLILAGPTAVGKTDLSLELADQLQAEIISADSRQIYRQMTIGTAKPPSEALRRVRHHFIDELDLDEPFSAGHFAFAAWERIAEVLARGRVPLVVGGSTLYLYALQFGLAEIPDVDPAIRRWLNERLQIEGPEALYAELQRVDPQAAARLDPTKTQRVIRALEVYHGTGRPITFYYRYHRPAPYTFRTIVLYRERPVLYARINRRVDQMLAAGLVDEVRSILKAGYSPDLDVLRTIGYQEVIAHLQGAYDQETMRHLIQRNTRRYAKRQLTWFRRFDFDWYCLD from the coding sequence ATGGCAACGCTTCAGGAAATCATTACCGAGCTGGTAACCTGGCAGCGGGCGCGTCTTTCCGAGAAGGGGCCCTTCCTCATTCTGGCCGGTCCAACGGCCGTAGGCAAGACGGATCTGAGTCTGGAGCTGGCCGACCAGCTTCAGGCCGAAATCATCTCGGCCGACAGTCGCCAGATCTATCGCCAGATGACCATTGGAACAGCCAAACCACCGTCGGAGGCACTTCGGCGTGTGCGACACCATTTCATTGATGAGCTGGATCTGGACGAACCCTTCTCAGCGGGACATTTTGCCTTTGCCGCATGGGAACGGATAGCCGAGGTGCTGGCCCGTGGTCGGGTGCCGCTGGTGGTAGGCGGATCGACCCTGTACCTGTATGCGCTGCAGTTCGGGCTTGCAGAGATTCCGGATGTTGATCCAGCGATTCGGCGGTGGCTTAACGAACGCCTCCAGATCGAAGGCCCCGAAGCACTCTATGCCGAGCTACAGCGGGTAGACCCACAGGCTGCCGCCCGCTTAGATCCCACCAAGACGCAGCGTGTTATCCGGGCCCTGGAGGTTTATCACGGTACCGGCCGGCCCATTACGTTTTACTACCGGTATCATCGGCCGGCGCCGTATACGTTCCGTACAATCGTACTTTATCGTGAACGTCCGGTGCTCTATGCACGCATCAATCGTCGGGTAGATCAGATGCTGGCAGCCGGGCTTGTGGACGAGGTGCGGTCCATTCTGAAGGCCGGTTACAGTCCGGACCTGGACGTGCTTCGCACGATTGGATACCAGGAGGTTATTGCACATCTGCAGGGGGCTTACGATCAAGAGACCATGCGGCATCTGATTCAGCGTAATACGCGTCGCTATGCCAAACGGCAGCTCACATGGTTCCGGCGCTTTGATTTCGACTGGTATTGCCTTGATTAG
- a CDS encoding tyrosine-type recombinase/integrase, translating to MLPERLPASAAAAFADDLLPLFLSRCRSENTRRAYRNDLEEFFGLFFEDGRLSVENVQQITFAHVNLYIEHLKRSGCTENTLRRKISSISSFFRWAEAVELVARSPVVRLLVQLPRASKERHIVTLSREEARRLLEAARAHPRTGIRDEALVRILLYCWLRRSEAAAMNFEHIRKIGTHYVLRLPQTKKGTEEIVKIPSHCMTALQRLAAFYGEARGPVWRSFSNNSRGRRLSAQSIYNIVARLAREIGLDRRIGAHTLRHTGITLAVQGGAPLHKVRTQARHADIQTTMVYVHQQDFLDDNAADYVHL from the coding sequence ATGCTGCCAGAAAGACTCCCAGCGTCCGCAGCGGCTGCCTTTGCTGATGATCTGCTGCCGTTGTTTTTATCCCGTTGTCGCTCAGAAAACACGCGCCGCGCCTACCGCAACGACCTGGAGGAGTTCTTCGGGCTTTTTTTTGAGGATGGGCGGCTTTCTGTGGAAAATGTCCAGCAAATCACGTTTGCCCACGTCAACCTGTACATTGAGCACCTTAAACGCTCGGGTTGTACTGAAAACACGCTGCGGCGTAAGATCTCGTCGATCAGCTCGTTCTTCCGGTGGGCAGAAGCTGTCGAACTGGTAGCACGTTCGCCCGTGGTACGGCTGCTGGTACAGCTACCACGGGCTTCCAAAGAACGCCATATCGTAACCCTCTCGCGGGAAGAAGCGCGTCGGTTACTGGAAGCAGCCCGGGCCCATCCGCGTACTGGCATTCGGGATGAAGCGCTGGTGCGCATACTCCTTTACTGCTGGCTGCGACGCAGCGAGGCAGCTGCCATGAACTTCGAGCATATCCGTAAAATCGGAACGCACTACGTGCTTCGTCTGCCGCAGACCAAGAAAGGTACCGAGGAAATCGTTAAGATCCCCTCCCATTGTATGACCGCGCTACAACGTCTGGCCGCATTCTATGGGGAAGCTCGTGGACCTGTCTGGCGCAGTTTTTCCAACAACTCCCGGGGGCGACGACTCTCGGCGCAGAGTATCTACAACATCGTGGCACGGCTGGCTCGAGAGATTGGTCTGGACAGGCGTATCGGTGCCCACACGCTCCGGCACACAGGGATCACGCTTGCCGTACAGGGAGGGGCACCGCTCCATAAAGTGCGCACTCAGGCACGGCATGCGGATATTCAGACGACCATGGTGTACGTGCACCAGCAGGATTTTCTCGACGACAACGCTGCCGACTACGTGCACCTGTGA
- a CDS encoding CRISPR-associated ring nuclease → MSRRGPVLMATLGEQPQVVTLTLDLLMAQQVAFEEVILLHTAPHYPALSRSLERLQAELTRWPAYNGLQIRQVIFSDEHGKALTDVRTEQDARQVFRILFREVLAIKRQRRTIHLLIAGGRKVMAAYGTAVAQLLFEAEDRLWHLISEAPLLKTGRMHPEPGDPVHLVPVPFVRWSALPPAAMHLAVTEDPFEAMHRHEIWLEEESRRQRAWFLMHELTPSERTLLMTLARTGASNRELAQKLGRRPKTVANQLAVIVDKYRAFSGLADKTPISRAELVAHFASVVEQLERKAQGAISHKTVG, encoded by the coding sequence ATGTCTCGCAGGGGGCCAGTCTTAATGGCCACGCTGGGCGAACAACCCCAGGTGGTTACGCTCACGTTAGACTTGCTTATGGCACAGCAGGTAGCCTTTGAGGAGGTCATCCTGCTTCATACGGCTCCCCACTATCCGGCACTTTCACGCTCATTGGAGCGACTACAGGCCGAACTGACCCGGTGGCCTGCCTATAACGGATTACAGATCCGTCAGGTGATTTTCAGTGATGAGCACGGAAAAGCGCTTACAGACGTTCGCACAGAGCAGGATGCTCGCCAGGTGTTTCGCATTTTGTTTCGAGAAGTACTGGCGATTAAACGACAGCGGCGAACAATCCATCTGCTCATCGCAGGCGGCCGAAAAGTAATGGCGGCCTACGGGACAGCCGTCGCGCAATTGCTGTTTGAGGCGGAAGATCGTCTCTGGCATCTCATCTCTGAGGCGCCGCTTTTAAAAACGGGCCGCATGCATCCCGAACCTGGAGATCCGGTGCATCTCGTGCCAGTTCCCTTCGTCCGCTGGAGCGCCCTGCCACCTGCCGCAATGCACCTGGCCGTTACGGAGGACCCATTTGAAGCGATGCACCGGCATGAGATCTGGCTTGAAGAAGAAAGCCGCCGGCAACGCGCCTGGTTTCTTATGCATGAGCTCACACCCAGCGAACGCACACTGCTGATGACGCTGGCTCGTACCGGTGCCTCCAACCGCGAACTGGCCCAGAAGCTGGGCCGTCGTCCTAAAACGGTGGCCAACCAGCTGGCCGTCATTGTCGATAAATATCGGGCCTTTTCAGGTCTGGCCGATAAAACACCGATATCACGCGCAGAGCTTGTTGCACACTTTGCCTCAGTTGTGGAGCAGCTTGAACGGAAAGCTCAGGGAGCAATATCCCATAAGACAGTAGGCTAA
- a CDS encoding CRISPR-associated protein Csm1, which yields MEAGNIAYLATLLYAGGLLKYYAAEEQRPTGVDELPLLTAVLEKCPAFAAYANPLQEAGKQVAVSLPFQRPDTWLEPLLQFVQLPKKGRADARWGYRPCSLADGIIYPTQSQEMADGSAACRQLWQDLLSETARTLQPLINYDAALETLYTLLEKYTSYVPAPFEGARAISLFDFARIAAALRLCQLRAEKEPSVRLIKGDLSGIQAFIYRELRGEETENPAQLLRGRSFFVTLLGRTIVRYLQRRLQLPDGCVLFCSGGHFLMLVPETPQVTQQLEEVDRQLNEALFQELSGAIQLVLASVKANSSEVERQSTYVLQRLEEQLQRAKLRKGWSILDRLLEGPVPSDSAIGKLDRIGRALPFTQYLIEVPDTNRQAVPDEVRESLELPGFGVSWWFVEEDRLARVLTHLNDVRATLFNLQTTRIPETIASVGCRFMPSGTFIPMTEVGTDRRPLTFEELARIDSENYPLLGFLRMDVDNLGALFVLGLQPTLSALPFSLHRMAALSRELDRFFGGHINQLARGHDIYLVYAGGDDLFAVGSWVRVLRFARSVQEKLRAYTGYNPSVTISAGLSVHKEHFPITVAAETAGEEEDRAKEAGKNRIAIFETPVAWDQLQSLIDNLAEPLLEVIQQSDQLPEDQRIPRTFLHTLLRYSQEVLDRKDQGAFGQVRAVNLRALARLNHLLHYTFARRGVSEALLAQEATDQPLVQLARGFLLERPDRSEWFRTFIIPAAYVLLKTRKQRD from the coding sequence ATGGAAGCAGGAAACATAGCCTATCTGGCCACGCTCCTGTATGCAGGAGGCCTGCTCAAGTATTATGCCGCCGAAGAGCAACGGCCAACCGGTGTTGATGAGCTACCCCTGCTAACGGCGGTGCTGGAAAAATGCCCTGCATTTGCTGCTTATGCCAATCCTCTTCAAGAGGCCGGAAAGCAGGTAGCCGTATCGCTACCCTTTCAGAGACCTGATACCTGGCTGGAACCCCTGCTTCAATTTGTGCAGCTTCCGAAAAAAGGAAGGGCAGACGCACGATGGGGGTATCGACCCTGCTCGCTGGCCGATGGTATTATCTATCCCACCCAATCCCAAGAGATGGCCGATGGCTCGGCTGCCTGCAGGCAGCTCTGGCAAGACCTGCTGAGCGAAACGGCACGTACACTGCAGCCTCTGATTAATTACGACGCCGCGCTGGAAACTCTCTATACGCTGTTAGAAAAATACACATCCTACGTACCAGCGCCGTTTGAAGGAGCGCGTGCCATCTCGCTGTTTGACTTTGCGCGCATAGCAGCAGCGCTTCGGCTGTGCCAGCTACGTGCCGAAAAGGAGCCGTCGGTTCGTCTGATCAAAGGGGACCTTTCAGGGATCCAGGCTTTTATCTATCGCGAACTGCGCGGTGAGGAAACCGAAAACCCCGCCCAGTTGCTGCGGGGACGCTCCTTCTTTGTCACGCTGCTGGGACGTACCATCGTGCGCTATTTACAACGTCGGTTGCAACTCCCCGACGGCTGTGTGCTGTTCTGCAGTGGTGGGCACTTTCTCATGCTGGTGCCCGAAACACCTCAGGTAACACAACAACTTGAAGAGGTAGACCGACAGCTTAACGAGGCGCTTTTCCAGGAGCTGAGTGGTGCTATTCAACTGGTCCTGGCTTCCGTAAAAGCCAATTCCTCCGAAGTTGAGCGTCAGTCCACTTACGTACTGCAACGACTTGAAGAACAACTTCAGCGGGCCAAACTGCGTAAAGGCTGGAGCATACTTGACCGACTTCTTGAAGGCCCGGTCCCGTCAGATTCCGCCATTGGAAAACTGGATCGCATTGGACGCGCCCTGCCTTTCACCCAGTACCTGATTGAGGTGCCCGATACAAACCGTCAGGCGGTTCCTGACGAGGTTCGCGAATCTCTGGAACTCCCCGGCTTTGGAGTAAGCTGGTGGTTTGTCGAAGAAGACCGGTTAGCTCGGGTGCTGACACACCTGAACGACGTCCGGGCTACCCTTTTCAATCTGCAGACCACTCGTATTCCTGAGACCATCGCTTCTGTGGGTTGTCGTTTTATGCCGTCCGGTACCTTTATTCCTATGACCGAAGTGGGGACTGACCGGCGCCCACTCACCTTTGAAGAGCTGGCCCGAATTGATAGCGAAAATTATCCGCTGCTGGGCTTCCTGCGTATGGACGTAGACAACCTGGGGGCGCTCTTTGTGTTGGGACTGCAGCCGACGCTCTCGGCGTTACCTTTTTCGCTGCATCGCATGGCTGCCCTCTCGCGAGAGCTGGATCGTTTCTTTGGAGGTCACATCAACCAGCTGGCCCGCGGGCACGACATCTACCTGGTCTATGCCGGCGGCGACGATCTGTTTGCTGTGGGCTCCTGGGTACGCGTGCTACGCTTTGCCCGAAGTGTACAGGAAAAGCTAAGAGCATATACCGGGTATAATCCTTCGGTGACCATCTCGGCCGGACTCTCGGTCCATAAGGAACACTTCCCGATAACTGTTGCTGCTGAAACGGCCGGTGAAGAAGAAGATCGCGCTAAGGAAGCAGGCAAAAATCGTATTGCGATATTTGAGACACCAGTTGCCTGGGATCAGCTCCAATCGCTGATCGACAACCTCGCAGAACCACTCCTGGAGGTGATCCAGCAATCCGACCAGCTTCCTGAAGACCAGCGCATTCCACGCACGTTTTTGCATACGCTGTTGCGCTATAGCCAGGAAGTACTTGACCGGAAAGACCAGGGCGCATTCGGTCAGGTCAGAGCAGTCAACCTCAGAGCGCTGGCTCGGCTGAACCACCTGCTGCATTATACCTTTGCCCGGCGTGGAGTGAGCGAGGCGCTGTTAGCACAGGAAGCTACCGACCAACCGCTGGTGCAGTTAGCCCGGGGCTTCCTCCTGGAGCGTCCGGACCGAAGCGAATGGTTCCGCACGTTCATCATTCCGGCTGCTTACGTGTTGCTGAAAACCCGAAAACAACGTGACTGA